A window of Cottoperca gobio chromosome 16, fCotGob3.1, whole genome shotgun sequence contains these coding sequences:
- the myh14 gene encoding myosin-10 isoform X1 translates to MLKLISAVLQFGNISFMKEKNHDQASMPDNTAAQKLCHLLGINVLEFTRAILTPRIKVAREYVQKAQTKEQADFAVEALAKATYERLFRWLVHRINRALDRRQRQGASFIGILDIAGFEIFQLNSFEQLCINYTNEKLQQLFNHTMFILEQEEYQREGIEWNFIDFGLDLQPCIDLIEKPAHPPGVLALLDEECWFPRATDRSFVEKLSAEQGTHPKFFKPKQPRGEVDFSIIHYAGKVDYKAHDWLVKNMDPLNDNVASLLHQSSDNFVSELWKEDIQTLPRVYFFDSFATLQTNGSDMDRIVGLDQVSTGENAGPVTFGASGLKTKKGMFRTVGQLYKESLTKLMATLRNTNPNFLRCIIPNHEKKAGKLSPNLVLDQLRCNGVLEGIRICRQGFPNRIPFQEFRQRYEILTPNAIPRTFMDGKQASELMIRALELDHNLFRVGQSKVFFRAGVLGHLEEERDLKITDTIIRFQSSSRGYLARKAFMKKQQQMSALRVMQRNCAAYLKLRNWQWWRLFTKVKPLLQVTRQDEEIQVREADLQKAKDNLTRVEQDYTDLDKKHIQLIEEKAVLADQLQAEAELFAEAEEMRARLASRKQELEEVLGEMESRLEEEEERGVQMTNEKKKMQQNVQDLEEQLEEEESARQRLLLEKVTLETKVKSLETDLLSAVEQRDRLSKEKKQFEERLSEVTDQLTEEEEKTKSLNKLKNKQEAVIADLEERLKREEQGRLEQEKWKRRMENDSVEAQEQLSDLGMLSGELRGSLAQKEKEITTLQGRLEEEGARRAEAQRALREAMSQVSELKEEVENERGMRERAEKQRRDLGEELEALRTELEDTLDTTAAQQELRSRREAELNDLQRCVEDETRRHEVQLSELRVKHSSAIDNLQEQLDNSKRARQSLEKAKSVLEEERQNLSSELKSLQASRTESERGRKRAEGQLQELGARLTQAGSEREEKEERVHKLQIEIEALSSNVSSSDTKTLRLTKEVSSLESQLNDAKELLQDETRQKMALGSRVRALEEEKNGLMERQEEEEERAKELTRQIQTHTQQLAELRKQSEEVNTAVETGEETRRKLQRELDSVVQRERQKEEEKERVERQRERLREEIEDMTLALQRERQNCTSLEKRQKKFDQCLAEEKAVSARLAEERDRAEADSREKETRHLALSRALQEAQDGREELERANKQLRQDMEQLVNQQDDVGKNVHELERTRRTLDTEAQNLRVQTQELEEELTEAENSRLRLEVTLQALKAQFEREISTSEEKGEEKRRALSKQVRELEIQLEEEKSQRSQSVSSKKQLEAELQEAEAQVENTSRGKEDAMKQLRRLQGQMKEVLRELDESKLTRDEVIAQSKDSEKKIQSLEAEVLQFTEELSVSDRQKRQAQQERDEISDEMVNSSSGKTALFEEKRRLDARVSQLEEELEEEQSNSELVAERQRKTILQMETMTVQLQGERTLAQKAEAAREQLERQNKELKSRLGDMEGAVRGKHRLSVAALEAKIDSMEEQLEQERQERAIANKLMRKTEKKLKEVMMQAEDERRHADQYREQLDKSMVRLKQLKRQLEEVEEDNSRSNAQKRKLQRELEELTDGSQSMLREIATLRSQLRRAPLPLAMRGRRALVDDLSLENSDSEEPPASPTPSSGLPGTTTPSSEHGLDPPPPYSVNNTE, encoded by the exons ATGCTTAAGCTGATCTCCGCTGTGCTCCAGTTTGGGAACATTTCATTCATGAAGGAGAAGAACCACGATCAGGCCTCAATGCCTGATAACACGGCTGCTCAGAAACTGTGCCATCTGCTGGGCATCAACGTGCTGGAGTTCACTCGGGCCATCCTTACTCCCAGAATCAAAGTGGCTCGAGAGTATGTGCAGAAGGCCCAGACGAAAGAACAG GCTGACTTTGCTGTGGAGGCGTTGGCGAAGGCAACATATGAGCGTCTGTTCAGATGGCTGGTCCACAGGATCAACAGAGCTCTGGAtcgcagacagagacagggagccTCCTTCATAGGCATCCTTGATATCGCTGGATTTGAGATCTTCCAG ctgaACTCCTTTGAGCAGCTGTGTATCAACTACACCAacgagaagctgcagcagctcttcaacCACACCATGTTCATCTTGGAGCAGGAGGAGTACCAGCGGGAGGGCATCGAGTGGAACTTCATCGACTTCGGCCTTGACTTGCAGCCCTGCATTGACCTCATTGAGAAACca GCCCACCCGCCTGGTGTTCTGGCCCTGCTGGATGAAGAGTGCTGGTTCCCGCGGGCGACAGACCGCTCATTTGTGGAGAAGCTGTCTGCTGAGCAAGGCACCCATCCAAAATTCTTCAAACCAAAGCAGCCACGCGGGGAAGTCGACTTCTCCATCATTCACTATGCTGGCAAG GTGGACTACAAGGCACATGATTGGTTAGTGAAGAACATGGATCCTCTGAACGACAACGTGGCGTCTCTTCTCCACCAGTCGTCGGATAATTTTGTCTCAGAGCTTTGGAAGGAGG ATATTCAAACTCTTCCTCGCGTATACTTCTTTGATTCCTTTGCCACACTCCAGACTAATGGCTCCGACA TGGACAGAATCGTGGGTCTGGACCAGGTGTCGACAGGAGAAAACGCCGGGCCGGTCACGTTCGGAGCGTCGGGGCTGAAGACGAAGAAGGGGATGTTTAGGACCGTTGGTCAGCTTTACAAGGAGTCTCTCACGAAGCTGATGGCCACGCTGAGGAACACCAATCCCAACTTCCTCCGCTGCATCATCCCCAACCACGAGAAGAAG GCCGGTAAGCTGTCCCCCAACCTCGTTTTGGACCAACTGAGGTGTAATGGAGTTCTGGAGGGGATCCGTATCTGCAGACAAGGCTTCCCTAACCGCATCCCATTCCAGGAGTTTAGACAGAg ATATGAGATCCTGACTCCTAATGCTATTCCTCGCACCTTCATGGACGGCAAACAGGCATCAGAACTCATG ATCCGAGCTTTGGAGCTGGATCACAACCTGTTCAGGGTGGGTCAGAGCAAAGTCTTCTTCAGAGCCGGAGTCCTGGGTCAcctggaagaagaaagagaccTAAAGATCACAGACACCATCATACGCTTCCAGAGCTCCTCCAGAGGCTACCTCGCACGCAA AGCCTTcatgaagaagcagcagcagatgagCGCACTGAGGGTGATGCAGAGGAACTGTGCTGCTTACCTCAAACTCAGAAACTGGCAGTGGTGGCGGCTATTCACCAAG GTGAAGCCCCTGCTGCAGGTGACCCGGCAAGATGAGGAGATCCAGGTTAGGGAGGCCGACCTCCAGAAGGCCAAGGACAACCTCACCCGAGTGGAGCAGGACTACACAGACCTGGACAAGAAGCATATTCAG CTGATCGAGGAGAAGGCTGTGCTGGCTGACCAGCTGCAGGCGGAGGCAGAGCTGTTTGCGGAGGCAGAGGAGATGAGGGCCCGGTTGGCAAGTCGgaagcaggagctggaggaggtgcTGGGCGAGATGGAGAGTCGattggaggaagaggaggagagaggcgtGCAGATGAccaatgagaagaagaagatgcagCAGAATGTTCAG GACCTGGAGGAGcagttggaggaggaggaaagtgCCCGACAGCGCCTCCTGCTGGAGAAGGTTACCTTGGAGACCAAAGTGAAGAGTCTGGAAACTGACCTGCTGAGTGCAGTGGAGCAGAGAGACCGACTCAGCAAG GAGAAGAAACAGTTTGAAGAGCGTCTGAGCGAGGTGACCGATCAGCtcactgaggaagaggagaaaactAAAAGTCTCAACAAACTTAAGAACAAGCAAGAAGCTGTCATCGCTGACCTAGAGG AGCGCCTGAAGCGTGAGGAGCAGGGTCGCTTGGAGCAGGAGaagtggaagaggaggatggagaacGACTCGGTGGAGGCCCAGGAGCAGCTGTCGGACCTGGGCATGCTGTCTGGCGAGCTGAGGGGCAGTCTGGctcagaaggagaaggaaatcACCACCCTGCAGGGCCG gTTGGAAGAAGAAGGAGCGCGTCGTGCTGAAGCTCAGAGGGCACTGAGGGAGGCCATGTCCCAGGTATCTGAGCtgaaggaggaagtggagaaTGAGCGAGGGATGAGGGAAAGGGCAGAGAAACAGAGGCGAGACCTTGGGGAGGAGCTGGAGGCTTTGAGAACTGAGCTGGAGGACACTCTGGACACCACAGCTGCCCAGCAGGAGCTAAG GTCTCGTCGGGAGGCGGAGTTAAATGATCTCCAGCGGTGTGTTGAAGATGAGACTCGTCGCCACGAGGTCCAGCTATCAGAACTCAGAGTCAAACACAGCTCCGCCATAGACAACCTCCAGGAACAACTCGACAATAGCAAGAGA GCACGTCAATCCCTCGAGAAGGCTAAATCGgtgctggaggaagagaggcagaATTTGAGCTCTGAGCTTAAGAGCCTCCAAGCGAGCCGCACGGAGAGCGAGCGAGGCCGCAAGAGGGCCGAGGGTCAGCTGCAGGAGCTCGGCGCCCGACTGACTCAGGCTGGCTCAGAGCGGGAGGAAAAGGAAGAGCGAGTGCACAAGCTACAG attgaGATTGAGGCTCTCTCCAGCAATGTGTCCTCCTCTGACACCAAAACCCTTCGGCTCACTAAAGAGGTCAGCAGCCTGGAGAGCCAGCTGAATGATGCAAAG gAACTTCTGCAGGATGAAACTCGTCAGAAGATGGCTCTGGGCTCGAGGGTGCGAgcgctggaggaggagaagaacggACTGATGGaaaggcaggaggaggaggaggagagagccaAAGAGTTGACCCGGCAGATTCAGACTCATACCCAGCAG CTGGCAGAGCTTCGTAAGCAGTCGGAGGAGGTGAACACTGCGGTGGAAACCGGAGAGGAGACGCGCAGGAAACTCCAGAGAGAGCTGGACAGCGTCGtccagagagagcgacagaaggaggaggagaaggagagggtggagaggcagagggagcgCCTGAGGGAGGAGATAGAGGACATGACCCTcgccctgcagagagagagacagaactgTACGTCCCTggagaagaggcagaagaagtTTGACCAG TGTCTGGCAGAGGAGAAGGCGGTGAGCGCCCGGCTGGCAGAGGAAAGGGACCGAGCAGAAGCAGACAGTCGAGAGAAGGAGACGAGACATCTGGCACTTTCCCGAGCCCTGCAG gAGGCCCAGGACGGGAGGGAAGAGCTAGAGAGGGCCAACAAGCAGCTCCGTCAGGATATGGAACAGCTTGTAAACCAGCAGGACGACGTTGGCAAGAAT GTCCATGAGCTGGAGCGCACCCGCAGGACCTTAGATACAGAAGCTCAGAACCTGCGAGTTCAGacgcaggagctggaggaggagctgacgGAGGCGGAGAACTCGAGGCTGAGGCTGGAGGTCACCCTGCAGGCGCTCAAGGCTCAGTTTGAGCGGGAGATAAGCACTAgcgaggagaagggagaggagaagaggagggcgCTCAGCAAACAG GTGAGAGAGTTGGagatccagctggaggaggagaagagtcaGCGGTCTCAGTCTGTGTCGTCCAAGAAGCAGCTGGAAGCAGAACTGCAGGAAGCCGAGGCCCAGGTGGAGAACACCAGCCGCGGAAAAGAGGATGCTATGAAGCAGCTACGGAGGCTGCAg GGTCAAATGAAAGAAGTGCTGCGCGAGCTAGATGAGAGCAAGTTGACTCGGGATGAGGTGATCGCTCAGTCGAAAGACAGCGAAAAGAAAATTCAAAGTCTGGAAGCAGAAGTCCTGCAGTTCACTGAG GAGCTTTCTGTATCAGACAGGCAGAAGAGACAGGCTCAGCAGGAGAGAGACGAGATTTCCGATGAGATGGTCAACAGCAGCTCTGGAAA GACCGCACTGTTTGAAGAGAAGCGGAGGTTAGATGCACGAGTcagccagctggaggaggagctggaggaggagcagagtaACTCTGAGCTGGTGGCGGAGAGACAAAGGAAGACTATTCTACAG ATGGAGACTATGACCGTgcagctgcagggagagaggacTTTGGCCCAGAAGGCAGAGGCGGCTCGGGAGCAACTGGAGAGGCAGAACAAGGAGCTGAAGTCCCGACTGGGGGACATGGAGGGAGCCGTGAGGGGCAAACACAGGCTCAGCGTCGCCGCCCTGGAGGCCAAGATAGACTcgatggaggagcagctggaaCAGGAGAGACA GGAACGAGCCATTGCCAACAAACTGATGCGGAAGACGGAGAAGAAACTGAAAGAGGTGATGATGCAGGCAGAAGACGAGAGAAGACACGCAGACCAGTACAGAGAGCAG CTGGATAAATCAATGGTCCGCCTGAAGCAGCTGAAGAGGcagctggaggaggtggaggaggacaaCTCTCGCTCCAACGCCCAGaagaggaagctgcagagagagctggaggagctgaCAGACGGCAGTCAGAGCATGTTGCGGGAGATCGCCACCCTCCGCAGCCAGCTCAG GCGTGCTCCGTTGCCCCTGGCGATGCGTGGACGCAGAGCGCTGGTCGACGACCTTTCGTTGGAGAACTCTGACTCAGAGGAGCCCCCAGCCTCCCCGACCCCCTCCTCTGGACTCCCAGGGACCACGACTCCCTCCTCTGAACACGGACTGGACCCTCCGCCGCCCTACAGCGTCAACAACACAGAGTGA